From a region of the Nitrospira sp. genome:
- a CDS encoding outer membrane beta-barrel protein — MMSRLHVVIGAYSFTIAMSVFALFSHPAQAEWYLAGQGGVAFGGNLKQLDEVPASGAGAVQYSNLALHASPLYGGKVGYYFDDPAWRWLGFEMEAYTSTQHIKQQGLEVTQRGVPPSSQVISDKTGRVTTWAPISMMVRYQIGPVEPYFGVGLSLSFLHFHDAATDTTTSSNANVGFIGKAGLRWRVTEHLAVFGEWKYNQFSFSFDQFLLGSASSGGDGRYGSHIAVGGIGWHF, encoded by the coding sequence ATGATGAGTCGGTTGCATGTTGTCATTGGTGCCTATTCGTTTACGATTGCGATGTCTGTGTTTGCGCTCTTCAGCCACCCCGCCCAAGCTGAGTGGTATCTAGCTGGGCAGGGGGGAGTTGCCTTTGGAGGCAACTTGAAACAACTTGACGAGGTGCCGGCCTCTGGCGCAGGAGCCGTTCAGTACTCAAATCTCGCGCTTCATGCATCGCCTCTGTATGGAGGCAAGGTCGGATATTATTTCGACGACCCGGCGTGGCGATGGCTGGGATTCGAGATGGAGGCGTACACATCGACCCAGCATATTAAGCAGCAGGGTCTTGAGGTTACTCAACGAGGAGTTCCCCCTTCCTCCCAGGTGATCTCTGATAAAACCGGCCGAGTCACCACCTGGGCCCCGATTAGTATGATGGTTCGATACCAGATCGGTCCGGTAGAGCCGTATTTTGGCGTGGGATTGTCACTCTCTTTTCTCCACTTCCATGACGCCGCCACTGATACAACGACATCCAGCAACGCGAACGTGGGCTTTATTGGGAAGGCAGGGCTGCGATGGAGGGTGACGGAGCATCTTGCCGTGTTCGGGGAGTGGAAATACAATCAATTCAGTTTCAGTTTTGACCAGTTCCTTCTCGGTTCAGCCTCCAGTGGGGGAGATGGACGTTACGGGTCACACATCGCAGTCGGCGGCATCGGCTGGCATTTTTAG
- a CDS encoding Slp family lipoprotein — translation MRLIVLFAIGVWVAACTTPPVFPLEIMKGVEMNTFDVKAWKNQASSLSSANLVAHKVELGGQIMRIIPKSDGVVLLVMEEPFEKYRAYGPVSAEPVDSFIYAIAFKGFPEASMLRTGNKLVVVGTTDKASTEMIAGVPTVLPHLNAQCLHIWSINQAELQRFPYGDMPSKTVRAEETFCDEG, via the coding sequence ATGCGTCTCATCGTACTTTTTGCGATAGGGGTATGGGTAGCGGCCTGCACGACCCCACCAGTCTTTCCTCTAGAGATTATGAAGGGTGTCGAAATGAATACCTTCGACGTCAAGGCTTGGAAAAACCAGGCTTCATCCCTATCCAGCGCCAACCTCGTTGCTCACAAAGTGGAATTGGGGGGGCAAATTATGAGGATCATTCCGAAATCAGATGGTGTGGTCCTTCTGGTCATGGAGGAGCCTTTCGAGAAATATCGTGCGTATGGCCCCGTGAGTGCTGAACCGGTAGACTCATTCATCTATGCGATTGCCTTCAAAGGCTTCCCAGAGGCCTCGATGTTGCGGACAGGTAATAAACTCGTCGTGGTAGGAACGACAGACAAAGCCAGCACAGAAATGATCGCCGGAGTTCCGACCGTTCTGCCACACCTCAATGCGCAATGTCTGCACATCTGGAGTATTAATCAAGCTGAACTTCAGAGGTTTCCATATGGAGACATGCCATCGAAAACCGTTCGGGCAGAAGAAACCTTCTGTGACGAAGGCTAA
- a CDS encoding GAF domain-containing protein: protein MHTQESSTVSPLPETQNNAFILAATTHVQQMLEAGTPSQEILTRLAKAGEVLAGPGSSVSILVIDKDGLLRNGASPSLPADYLTAIDRLKPDIGVGTCAAAAATGCVIETPDFRADDKWAELRHLPLSLGFMGAWSMPIKSVAGTILGTFGTYFRDHRTPTQEEKTGVEHLAAAAALVLAKAWPSLL from the coding sequence ATGCACACACAAGAATCATCTACCGTTTCTCCCCTCCCCGAAACGCAAAATAATGCATTCATCTTGGCGGCAACTACCCATGTGCAGCAGATGTTGGAGGCCGGCACGCCGAGCCAGGAGATACTGACCCGTCTTGCGAAGGCCGGAGAAGTCTTGGCTGGTCCCGGATCGTCGGTGTCGATTTTGGTGATTGATAAGGACGGTTTGCTCAGAAACGGCGCGTCACCCAGCCTTCCGGCAGATTATCTCACCGCAATCGATCGGTTGAAACCTGACATCGGAGTCGGCACGTGCGCGGCTGCAGCGGCAACGGGATGCGTCATCGAGACCCCCGACTTTCGGGCCGACGATAAGTGGGCCGAACTGCGTCACCTGCCGTTGTCACTGGGCTTCATGGGTGCCTGGAGCATGCCGATCAAATCCGTGGCCGGAACCATCCTCGGCACCTTTGGGACGTATTTCCGCGACCACCGCACCCCTACCCAGGAAGAAAAGACGGGCGTTGAGCATCTAGCCGCTGCAGCAGCACTCGTCCTGGCCAAAGCCTGGCCGAGTCTCCTTTAA
- a CDS encoding response regulator, with translation MFSLTNFTLSELTDNLTMLRKIGGGATSMEEAAGRMVRHFYDRFLIKGTAQRSCALVRLFITQPFGRLDTDLQMRARRMLGNIQESAAHKCLVLLGTVGDEPEWNARHLSRGHQVIPLPSEQVLTTIPMISQLINQLGVDVNCVLRPTPSMLLAAEQKTYNVFHVSDAAGSPYIPAKDNFVIPFGIQSVLGFGGLLPSGELFALILFSRSCIPEETAGLFKPCALAAKVALLPFDRPGAIFSHPSPAARLPHPPAAPTADQLRSETLVLDQLIDVYERTVREQSARLDKALLDAQAAARAKSAFLAVISHEIRTPLNGIIGMTGLLLDTDLTTQQHDYAETVRRSSDSLLDIINDILDFSKFEAGKLTLEMIDFDLRTMIEEALDLFARPAQSKGLEFGCLVHADVPTALRGDPGRLRQVLVNLISNALKFTQLGEVMIHVTRGTETAQQAMIQFAVSDTGIGIASEIRTMLFKPFSQADTSTTRKFGGTGLGLAICEQLVEQMGGTIGFDSQPGHGSTFRFTVRLDKQPAQPLHRPMLKGSLLGRRLCIVDDNAAARRILEHYALEWGLQSVSASDGAQALAILRDAAAKGEAFEIAVLDLFMPGMDGFELARAINADPALASTRLVLLTSIGMRGQAERAKEAGIVAYLTKPVHRAHLYECLSAIIDLPVNSAPDGGEDGTRSRSHDVLLTRHVLKEAEVAEKARILVADDNIVNQKVAACQLEKLGYRTDVVANGLEAVEAVSRIDYALILMDCQMPELDGFEATAVIRKEERDRKRRRVPIVALTANAMKEDHQKCLDADMDDFLSKPVKKEDLTATIKKWVPDNSGPKTSGK, from the coding sequence ATGTTTAGCCTGACCAACTTCACGCTATCGGAACTGACGGACAATCTCACCATGCTGCGCAAAATCGGCGGCGGGGCCACAAGCATGGAAGAAGCCGCAGGTCGAATGGTTCGCCACTTCTACGACCGCTTTCTGATCAAAGGAACCGCGCAGCGTTCTTGCGCACTGGTGCGGTTGTTCATCACGCAGCCGTTCGGCAGGCTGGATACTGACTTGCAAATGCGCGCACGGCGGATGCTCGGGAACATCCAGGAATCTGCTGCGCATAAGTGCCTCGTCCTGTTGGGAACCGTCGGGGACGAACCGGAGTGGAATGCGAGACACCTGTCGAGAGGCCATCAAGTCATTCCGCTGCCGAGCGAACAGGTTCTCACCACTATTCCCATGATCTCGCAGCTCATCAATCAGCTGGGAGTCGATGTGAACTGTGTCCTCCGGCCGACGCCGAGCATGCTCCTCGCGGCTGAGCAGAAAACGTACAACGTCTTCCATGTGTCCGATGCGGCCGGAAGTCCCTACATTCCGGCGAAGGACAATTTTGTCATTCCGTTCGGTATTCAATCTGTGCTCGGGTTTGGGGGGCTGCTGCCTTCGGGAGAGTTGTTTGCCCTGATTCTGTTCAGCAGAAGCTGCATCCCTGAGGAAACCGCGGGGCTGTTCAAGCCTTGCGCGCTGGCCGCGAAGGTGGCCTTGCTTCCGTTTGATCGGCCGGGAGCCATTTTTTCCCACCCCTCTCCGGCGGCGAGGCTTCCGCATCCCCCGGCCGCACCGACCGCCGATCAGCTGCGCTCGGAAACACTGGTGCTCGACCAGTTGATCGATGTCTATGAGCGCACCGTTCGTGAGCAGTCGGCGCGCCTTGACAAGGCATTACTCGATGCCCAGGCGGCCGCGCGAGCGAAGTCGGCGTTCCTGGCCGTCATCAGCCATGAAATCCGCACGCCCCTGAACGGCATCATCGGAATGACCGGACTCTTGCTCGATACGGATTTGACGACTCAGCAACACGACTACGCCGAGACCGTGCGGCGATCCAGTGATTCTCTGCTCGATATCATCAATGACATCCTGGATTTTTCAAAATTCGAAGCGGGCAAGTTGACCTTGGAGATGATCGATTTTGATCTGCGAACCATGATCGAAGAAGCCTTAGACCTCTTTGCCAGACCGGCGCAGAGTAAAGGATTGGAGTTTGGGTGCCTGGTTCATGCGGATGTGCCCACGGCGCTTCGCGGAGACCCAGGCCGGTTGCGCCAAGTGCTCGTCAATCTAATCTCCAATGCGCTGAAGTTTACGCAGCTGGGAGAGGTCATGATTCACGTGACCCGTGGCACAGAGACCGCGCAGCAAGCCATGATACAGTTCGCCGTGTCCGACACAGGAATCGGCATAGCTTCGGAGATCCGGACGATGCTGTTCAAGCCGTTCTCCCAGGCAGATACTTCGACCACTCGCAAGTTCGGCGGGACCGGCCTGGGTCTGGCCATCTGCGAACAGCTCGTGGAACAAATGGGCGGGACGATCGGATTCGACAGCCAACCCGGCCATGGCAGCACCTTCCGTTTTACCGTGAGATTGGACAAACAACCGGCACAGCCTCTGCACCGGCCGATGCTCAAGGGTTCCCTCCTGGGACGACGCCTGTGTATCGTCGACGACAATGCCGCCGCCCGGCGTATCCTCGAACACTATGCCCTGGAATGGGGGCTACAGAGCGTCAGCGCTTCGGACGGTGCTCAAGCCTTGGCGATCCTTAGAGACGCTGCGGCGAAAGGAGAGGCCTTCGAGATCGCAGTCCTCGACCTGTTCATGCCGGGCATGGATGGGTTCGAACTCGCGCGCGCGATCAACGCCGACCCGGCCCTGGCCTCGACCCGTCTCGTGCTATTGACCTCGATCGGCATGCGAGGGCAGGCGGAACGCGCCAAGGAAGCTGGGATCGTCGCCTACCTGACGAAGCCGGTGCATCGCGCACATCTCTACGAGTGCCTGTCCGCCATCATCGACCTGCCGGTCAACTCGGCCCCCGATGGAGGAGAGGACGGCACACGAAGCCGGTCCCACGATGTGCTGCTGACGCGGCATGTGCTCAAGGAAGCCGAGGTGGCCGAGAAAGCACGGATTCTGGTGGCGGACGATAATATCGTGAACCAGAAAGTGGCGGCCTGCCAATTGGAAAAACTCGGGTATCGAACCGACGTCGTGGCCAACGGGCTCGAAGCCGTCGAGGCGGTGTCCCGGATCGACTACGCGCTGATCTTAATGGATTGCCAAATGCCTGAGCTGGATGGATTTGAAGCGACGGCGGTGATTCGTAAGGAGGAACGAGACCGCAAACGCCGGAGAGTTCCGATCGTGGCCCTCACCGCAAATGCCATGAAGGAAGATCACCAAAAGTGTTTGGATGCCGACATGGACGACTTTCTGAGCAAGCCCGTCAAAAAAGAAGATCTCACCGCAACCATCAAAAAATGGGTGCCGGATAACTCCGGCCCAAAGACATCCGGAAAATAG
- a CDS encoding phage tail protein, with amino-acid sequence MAILRDRPYGQFNFLIDLGNGNTQGPQAGFQEVSNIGMEAVVVEYRNGNSKENNVMKLTGMNKTSDVTLKRGIIGSLDLYAWLDQIRNGDQNAVRTVTIQLQNENRTDVVQTWKLLRARIIKHTSGPLNAKGTDVAMEELVLAYERLEME; translated from the coding sequence ATGGCGATTTTGCGCGATCGTCCCTATGGCCAGTTCAACTTTCTGATCGACCTTGGCAACGGAAACACCCAGGGGCCGCAGGCAGGCTTCCAGGAGGTGAGCAACATCGGCATGGAAGCCGTGGTGGTCGAATACCGCAACGGCAACTCCAAGGAAAACAATGTGATGAAGCTGACAGGCATGAACAAGACCAGCGATGTCACACTGAAACGCGGGATCATCGGCTCGCTGGATCTCTATGCATGGCTCGACCAGATCCGCAACGGCGACCAGAACGCCGTGAGAACCGTGACCATCCAGCTGCAGAATGAAAATCGCACCGACGTGGTACAGACCTGGAAGCTCTTACGCGCGCGCATCATCAAGCATACGAGCGGTCCACTCAACGCAAAGGGGACCGACGTCGCGATGGAAGAACTGGTGTTAGCCTACGAGCGCCTGGAAATGGAGTAG
- a CDS encoding radical SAM protein has product MKVEYSKGNRASKELIQLHRRSSFEASGRKMKVMLIFPPDWYPSEPYLSLPSLTSVLRQAGHTVIQKDINCEMWDWYFSEDFLKKILRKVPQQLDRLRKLAKKRDLAEWEMDVQLALCDVSRPRMEKLIRDAAEAKHIVRNEKFYDIDKLEWALQVFREIASIASLVYAPARICMPPMETDLSYKPYVSAEVMDAVRDEQVNVYRDVFDHLVKPVIQAEQPDVVGISIVLQQQMFSSMTFCALIKQHFPHIHITIGGNTVTRLRDVLPQSPLFHYFDSAVVYEGETAFTQLVEAVGAKQSLADVPNTIYKDETGVHVSAMSYAEDMAALPPPDFDGLPLEKYFVPTRVLPYLATRGCYWGRCEFCDHGEGYTAGYRSKKIQDILADITYLRDKYGVKHFHFTDESYPPALFRKLSRGLVESNMDIFWTTHMRFEKSLLEDAVWQDAKESGCRYLHFGYESGVERVLQLMDKATTAEVMTKHLKLTAEAGIWNHCMGFFGFPGETKEEAWQSVQFLEQNKDHVHSLGFGTFDLGRHNPVAKHPEKWGVTAYKNPDWDLALDYYYTVKNGMSIEEAERVFEQFERNHNPGWDLRLYIREYIFLYISRFGLGKLHDLQYRSVKTVGVTPTLAGKM; this is encoded by the coding sequence ATGAAAGTCGAGTATTCCAAGGGGAACCGGGCGTCGAAGGAGCTGATTCAGCTCCACCGCAGGAGCTCTTTCGAGGCCAGCGGCCGGAAGATGAAGGTCATGCTGATCTTCCCGCCGGACTGGTATCCTTCCGAACCCTATCTCAGCCTTCCCTCACTCACCTCCGTCCTCCGCCAAGCCGGCCACACGGTCATCCAAAAAGACATCAATTGTGAGATGTGGGACTGGTACTTCAGCGAGGATTTTCTAAAGAAGATTCTGCGCAAGGTGCCACAGCAATTGGATCGGCTCCGCAAGCTGGCGAAGAAGCGCGATCTCGCTGAGTGGGAGATGGATGTGCAGCTCGCGCTCTGCGATGTGTCGCGCCCGCGGATGGAAAAATTGATCCGTGATGCGGCGGAAGCGAAGCATATTGTAAGAAATGAGAAGTTCTACGATATCGATAAGTTAGAATGGGCACTTCAAGTCTTTCGGGAGATCGCATCGATCGCCTCTTTAGTCTATGCTCCGGCGCGGATCTGCATGCCGCCGATGGAGACGGATCTGTCGTACAAGCCGTACGTCTCGGCCGAGGTGATGGATGCGGTGCGGGATGAACAGGTTAACGTGTACCGGGACGTGTTCGACCATTTGGTCAAGCCGGTGATCCAGGCCGAGCAGCCGGACGTGGTCGGCATCTCGATCGTGCTGCAGCAGCAGATGTTTTCGTCGATGACCTTCTGCGCTCTCATCAAACAGCACTTCCCTCACATCCACATCACGATCGGCGGCAATACGGTGACGCGCCTGCGCGACGTGCTGCCTCAGTCACCTCTCTTTCACTACTTCGACAGCGCCGTGGTCTATGAAGGGGAGACGGCGTTCACCCAACTGGTGGAAGCGGTCGGCGCCAAGCAGAGTTTGGCCGATGTGCCGAACACGATCTATAAGGACGAGACGGGCGTTCATGTGTCCGCGATGAGTTATGCGGAAGATATGGCCGCGCTGCCGCCGCCGGACTTCGACGGATTGCCGCTCGAAAAGTATTTCGTTCCCACCCGTGTGTTGCCCTATCTGGCGACGCGGGGGTGTTACTGGGGGCGATGCGAGTTCTGCGACCATGGCGAGGGCTACACCGCAGGCTATCGCTCGAAGAAGATCCAGGACATACTCGCCGACATCACCTATCTGCGCGACAAGTACGGCGTCAAACATTTCCATTTCACCGACGAGTCCTATCCGCCCGCGCTGTTTCGCAAGCTCTCGCGAGGATTGGTCGAGAGCAACATGGACATCTTCTGGACGACGCACATGCGGTTCGAGAAGAGTCTGTTGGAAGACGCCGTTTGGCAGGATGCGAAGGAGTCGGGCTGCCGCTATCTGCATTTCGGTTACGAGTCGGGAGTCGAGCGGGTCTTGCAGCTGATGGACAAGGCGACGACGGCGGAGGTCATGACGAAGCACCTCAAGCTCACGGCGGAGGCGGGGATCTGGAATCACTGCATGGGCTTCTTCGGGTTTCCCGGCGAGACGAAGGAGGAAGCCTGGCAGTCGGTGCAATTCCTCGAACAGAACAAGGACCATGTCCATTCGCTGGGGTTCGGGACATTCGATTTGGGCCGGCATAATCCAGTGGCCAAACACCCGGAGAAGTGGGGCGTGACGGCATACAAAAATCCGGATTGGGATCTCGCGCTGGATTACTACTATACGGTGAAGAACGGGATGAGCATCGAAGAGGCGGAGCGGGTGTTCGAGCAGTTCGAACGCAACCATAATCCCGGCTGGGATTTGCGCCTTTATATTCGGGAGTACATCTTTCTCTATATCTCAAGATTTGGTTTAGGAAAGCTTCACGATCTGCAGTATCGATCGGTGAAGACGGTTGGCGTGACGCCGACGCTCGCCGGAAAAATGTGA
- a CDS encoding DUF2132 domain-containing protein has protein sequence MAHPHDPLHGITLETIVTTLVARHGWATLGARVPIRCFRHHPTIKSSLTFLRKTPWARKRVEQMFIAELP, from the coding sequence ATGGCACATCCCCATGATCCCTTGCATGGAATCACCTTGGAAACCATTGTCACAACCTTGGTCGCACGGCATGGATGGGCGACACTTGGCGCACGAGTGCCCATCCGCTGCTTTCGCCATCACCCGACGATCAAGTCGAGTCTGACGTTTCTGCGCAAGACGCCGTGGGCGCGAAAGCGGGTTGAACAGATGTTTATTGCCGAACTCCCCTAA
- a CDS encoding phage tail protein, with product MAVVSERPYRNSNFLVDFGRGDSASKLAGFAEVIFPDFIIDQPEGHPRPHTVPQPVEQAQVAAANRLVLKRGVMGSMDLYAWWDETRKGRAPRPRTVKVELLGEDQSTVVLTWRFDNVRPVSLSYSPLRAMDSGILMETLILEFGRMEML from the coding sequence ATGGCTGTCGTCAGTGAACGACCTTACAGAAATTCAAATTTTCTCGTGGATTTTGGGCGAGGAGACAGCGCTTCGAAGCTTGCAGGCTTTGCCGAGGTGATCTTCCCGGATTTCATCATCGACCAGCCCGAGGGCCATCCGCGTCCTCACACGGTGCCGCAGCCTGTGGAACAGGCTCAAGTTGCTGCTGCCAATCGTCTTGTCCTCAAGCGAGGAGTCATGGGGTCTATGGATCTCTATGCCTGGTGGGATGAGACTCGGAAGGGAAGAGCGCCTAGACCGCGCACCGTAAAAGTTGAACTTCTGGGAGAGGACCAGTCAACCGTGGTGCTGACCTGGCGCTTCGACAATGTTCGTCCGGTGAGTCTTTCGTACTCGCCCTTGCGTGCCATGGACAGCGGCATCCTCATGGAGACGCTCATCTTGGAATTTGGCAGGATGGAGATGCTGTGA
- a CDS encoding CreA family protein, whose translation MKTHILATMLLCCSMIVSASYAEEIGSVDTEFKVLGPDHKIVVEAFDDPKIEGITCYLSRSKKGGLKGMVGLAEETSDASLACRQVAPIRVVGEPKEGERVFSESRSLIFKKLQVVRFFDKKRQTYVYLAYSDRVIEGSPQNAISTVPIQSWSSQ comes from the coding sequence ATGAAGACACACATATTGGCGACCATGTTGCTCTGTTGCTCGATGATCGTTTCAGCCAGTTATGCCGAGGAAATTGGGAGTGTCGACACGGAATTCAAAGTGCTGGGGCCGGATCACAAAATTGTGGTTGAAGCGTTTGACGACCCAAAGATTGAAGGCATCACCTGTTATCTGAGTCGATCCAAAAAAGGCGGCTTGAAAGGGATGGTCGGATTGGCAGAGGAAACCTCGGATGCCTCCTTGGCCTGTCGTCAAGTCGCTCCTATTCGCGTGGTGGGTGAGCCGAAGGAAGGGGAAAGGGTCTTCAGTGAGAGCCGGTCCTTGATTTTCAAGAAGCTCCAAGTTGTCCGATTTTTCGACAAGAAACGCCAGACCTACGTGTATCTCGCCTATAGCGATCGAGTGATCGAGGGTTCACCACAGAATGCCATCTCCACCGTGCCGATCCAATCCTGGTCAAGTCAATAA
- a CDS encoding PilZ domain-containing protein, whose amino-acid sequence MNLKAEDQRTAPRICVQLRAMVSGSVQSEGTGTILDLSTSGCRLESQLLMLPGLSLELRIAVPGLEWALMIDGADVQWANEDTAGLAFVRMRETERQRLDDVMTARFARTSEDGDGEQAEPVPFEFQGLEAVLSKDPELAVSKGLAWFAQDRAEFRFRGGSLLNRAFPTCTPEFAAALGELVNAGGDTEAEFALALLQNYLGSTSTDGVLKEIVSRFPHDDRTMGGVRNCINSPGVVSGEFGLAEAWRVRKESLTRWLTDERQTVQAFAEQHIAELDRMIVAERRRVEAERELRERSRHADESGHDHGYRPKPF is encoded by the coding sequence ATGAATCTGAAGGCAGAGGATCAGCGGACTGCGCCCAGAATTTGTGTGCAATTGCGCGCCATGGTGTCGGGCTCCGTACAGTCCGAAGGGACAGGCACCATTCTCGATCTCTCAACGAGCGGGTGCCGGCTGGAGAGCCAGCTCCTTATGTTGCCCGGCCTCTCGTTGGAGCTGCGCATCGCGGTCCCCGGCTTGGAGTGGGCGCTGATGATCGATGGGGCTGATGTGCAGTGGGCGAACGAGGACACCGCCGGGCTGGCGTTTGTTCGCATGAGAGAGACCGAACGGCAGCGACTCGACGACGTGATGACCGCTCGGTTCGCGAGGACGTCTGAGGACGGCGACGGCGAACAGGCCGAGCCGGTGCCGTTTGAGTTCCAAGGGCTGGAAGCCGTGCTGTCCAAAGATCCTGAACTCGCCGTCAGCAAGGGACTGGCGTGGTTCGCTCAAGACCGGGCGGAATTCCGCTTTCGAGGCGGGAGCCTGCTCAACAGAGCGTTCCCCACCTGCACGCCCGAGTTCGCGGCTGCGCTCGGCGAGTTGGTCAACGCCGGCGGCGACACGGAGGCAGAGTTCGCTCTGGCGCTTCTCCAGAACTATCTTGGTTCGACATCCACCGACGGTGTCTTGAAAGAAATTGTGTCGCGATTTCCACATGACGATCGCACAATGGGCGGAGTCCGGAATTGCATCAATAGCCCCGGCGTGGTCTCCGGTGAATTCGGACTGGCGGAAGCCTGGCGGGTTAGGAAGGAGTCGCTGACGCGCTGGCTCACAGACGAACGACAGACTGTCCAAGCGTTCGCCGAGCAGCACATTGCCGAGCTCGACCGAATGATTGTGGCGGAGCGGCGCCGTGTGGAGGCCGAACGGGAACTGCGCGAGCGGAGCCGCCATGCGGACGAGTCAGGCCACGATCACGGGTACAGGCCGAAACCCTTCTGA
- a CDS encoding VOC family protein yields the protein MPIPKIPMATCLWFDKNAEEAAKFYATTFPNSHVTAVNKSPADYHNGKAGDVLTVEFTVLGQPFVGLNGGPDCAFNQAVSFQVFTDTQEETDRYWDAIVNNDGQAIACSWCKDKFGLSWQIVPRVLIEAMTGADKASAKRVMEAMMEMVKIDIAQIEAARRG from the coding sequence ATGCCGATCCCGAAGATTCCGATGGCCACGTGTCTCTGGTTCGACAAGAATGCCGAAGAGGCGGCGAAGTTCTACGCCACGACCTTCCCCAACAGCCACGTCACCGCAGTCAACAAGTCCCCAGCCGACTACCACAACGGCAAGGCGGGCGATGTACTGACGGTGGAGTTCACCGTATTGGGTCAGCCGTTCGTCGGCTTGAACGGTGGTCCCGACTGTGCCTTTAATCAGGCCGTGTCGTTTCAGGTATTTACTGACACCCAGGAGGAGACGGACCGCTACTGGGACGCGATCGTCAACAACGACGGACAAGCCATCGCCTGCAGCTGGTGCAAAGACAAATTTGGGCTCAGCTGGCAAATCGTACCGCGCGTACTAATAGAGGCCATGACTGGCGCGGACAAGGCCTCAGCCAAGCGCGTGATGGAGGCGATGATGGAGATGGTCAAGATCGACATCGCTCAGATCGAGGCCGCCCGGCGCGGATAA
- a CDS encoding sel1 repeat family protein, whose protein sequence is MRRCVFAMLVILVCASGPNPECVVAAQSTEEAEFAYERGDYTQAGRLFSPLAEQGAASAQFYLGLMYEKGRGVRQDHATALTWFRKAAAQGYAGPQNNLGLMYERGRGVRKDVVRAFMWYTVAAAMLTADEKETALKRRDHLTSQMTAAQIEEAHEMARRCQQSQFKECD, encoded by the coding sequence ATGCGGCGTTGTGTCTTTGCCATGCTTGTGATCCTGGTCTGCGCGTCAGGGCCGAACCCAGAGTGTGTTGTTGCAGCACAGTCCACTGAAGAGGCGGAATTTGCGTATGAGCGTGGCGACTATACACAAGCGGGCCGTCTCTTCAGTCCCCTGGCGGAACAAGGAGCGGCATCGGCCCAGTTCTATCTGGGCCTGATGTATGAAAAAGGCCGGGGCGTCCGGCAGGACCACGCCACGGCACTGACGTGGTTTCGCAAGGCAGCGGCGCAGGGGTACGCCGGCCCCCAGAACAATCTGGGTCTGATGTATGAGCGGGGACGAGGCGTCCGGAAAGACGTCGTTCGCGCATTTATGTGGTACACCGTGGCCGCCGCCATGTTGACTGCCGATGAGAAGGAGACAGCTCTGAAGCGTCGAGACCATCTGACTTCGCAAATGACCGCCGCGCAGATCGAGGAGGCGCACGAAATGGCGCGGCGCTGTCAGCAGTCACAGTTTAAAGAGTGCGACTAG
- a CDS encoding DUF4160 domain-containing protein has product MVNEWVVEATELAESLASDFQQGPLQNDQGQRLLGEELVDHLNGLRIEIFSNEHPPPHFRVRYAGETANFTIKDCRKLNGGLDKWERNIRAWHKVHKTCLIQVWNRTRPSDCPVGEYREYDT; this is encoded by the coding sequence ATGGTTAACGAATGGGTAGTTGAAGCAACCGAACTGGCAGAATCCCTCGCTTCTGATTTCCAGCAAGGACCTCTCCAAAACGATCAAGGTCAACGCCTTTTAGGGGAAGAGCTAGTTGATCATCTTAATGGCTTAAGAATCGAAATTTTTTCAAACGAACATCCGCCACCGCACTTCCGAGTTCGCTATGCTGGTGAAACAGCAAACTTTACGATCAAGGACTGCAGAAAATTGAATGGAGGACTAGATAAGTGGGAACGAAACATCCGTGCTTGGCATAAGGTACACAAAACCTGTCTTATACAAGTCTGGAACCGTACTAGACCATCAGACTGTCCGGTGGGCGAATATCGTGAGTACGACACGTAA